A window of the Elusimicrobiota bacterium genome harbors these coding sequences:
- the rsmD gene encoding 16S rRNA (guanine(966)-N(2))-methyltransferase RsmD, with the protein MSVKIIAGKFRGRVLKTLPGTQTRPLLARVKKSLFDILVHKIVGSTFLDLFAGFGTVGIEALSRGAKKVVFVENDRNCIKIIEENLEKLGISKNVKVFQKDAIQPDLIECKFDIIFIGPPYNLVSIADIIYKCERIINKNGIVIAQHYFKEMLQDRISNFHLYRRQKYGDMWLSFYLHR; encoded by the coding sequence ATGTCAGTCAAAATAATTGCTGGAAAATTTCGTGGGCGGGTCCTTAAAACACTGCCAGGCACTCAAACCAGACCGCTTCTGGCAAGAGTAAAAAAATCGCTTTTTGACATTCTAGTACACAAAATTGTTGGTTCTACTTTTTTGGATTTGTTTGCTGGTTTTGGAACGGTAGGAATTGAAGCACTCTCCCGTGGCGCCAAAAAAGTTGTATTCGTGGAGAATGACAGAAACTGTATCAAAATTATTGAAGAAAATTTAGAGAAATTAGGTATTTCTAAGAATGTAAAAGTATTCCAAAAAGATGCAATTCAACCTGATTTGATAGAATGCAAATTTGATATAATTTTTATAGGTCCGCCGTATAATTTAGTATCCATTGCTGATATAATTTACAAATGCGAGAGGATTATCAATAAGAACGGAATTGTAATCGCACAACACTATTTCAAAGAAATGCTTCAGGACCGAATTAGTAATTTTCATCTTTACAGACGACAGAAATACGGCGATATGTGGCTTTCTTTTTATTTACACAGATGA